One Bombus vancouverensis nearcticus chromosome 7, iyBomVanc1_principal, whole genome shotgun sequence DNA window includes the following coding sequences:
- the Fcp1 gene encoding RNA polymerase II subunit A C-terminal domain phosphatase Fcp1 isoform X1, which translates to MGTIEITFPFGGQSGKLLKWRVRMDTMVSAGRVLFLYQNVIPGTEDSKGPEKKFRATRLGRVTKILAKEGDVVQPGQVVMTLEGCRHPTVMKDLCAECGVDLRVERIGKENESTKISQASVPMVHSVPELKVCPELAKKIGKEDEQRLLNDRKLALLVDLDQTIVHTTNDNIPSNIKDVYHYQLYGPNSPWYHTRLRPNTKHFLSEMSRLYELHICTFGARNYAHTVAALLDKDGTLFSHRILSRDECFDPASKTANLKALFPCGDDLVCIIDDREDVWQGCGNLVQVKPYHFFRHTGDIHAPPGLEKSDVSVLPELQNTNELCIDENVSETDKNGASVLSDEGNAIDNSQRKEIEETIEDKENEHEFIEKNDKSAKDNTKSDTDLNLDSNNENKDENKASEESKENLTLSESIQDIKVVNKNPDENNIIDEDDDDYLLYLEDILRRIHTEFYATIEKEGGRKSLRDIIPRVRAQVLKGVYLTFSGLIPTHQKLHQSRAYKVARAFGAEVAQDLSDKTTHLVAIRPGTAKANAAKKNRNIKIVNPDWLWTCAERWEHVDERLFPLTTKARASRIPPPHCSSPERIEEPEKNIENSFADSINPLMSFTPEEIEIMDKEVEEDMDDQELDAPVFDTEDIDDEQECDKKYCYKDSDSDDSINHDRSNTNEPIRKKKKLSNESSDDDSLSGKDDTLNNDDDDPVTRFRRGECLPDDLDLGDNSQDSIDDLEIMDNEDEREWNEMGAALEREFLSE; encoded by the exons AATGTTATTCCAGGAACAGAAGATAGTAAAGGTCCTGAGAAGAAATTTCGGGCCACGCGACTCGGTCGTGTTACAAAAATTTTAGCGAAAGAAGGGGATGTTGTTCAACCTGG GCAAGTAGTAATGACATTAGAAGGATGTAGACATCCTACCGTAATGAAAGACTTGTGTGCAGAATGTGGCGTGGATTTAAGAGTTGAAAGGATTGGTAAAGAAAatgaaagtacaaaaatatCACAAGCTAGTGTACCAATGGTACATAGTGTGCCAGAACTGAAAGTATGCCCAGAATTGGCTAAAAAAATTGGAAAGGAAGATGAGCAACGCCTTTTGAATGATCGCAAGTTAGCATTACTTGTGGATCTTGATCAAACAATTGTTCATACAACAAATGATAATATTCCCTCTAATATAAAG GATGTTTATCATTATCAACTTTATGGACCAAATTCCCCATGGTATCACACTCGCTTAAGGCCTAATACCAAACACTTTCTTTCTGAAATGAGTCGTTTATAtgaattacatatatgtacatttggAGCAAGAAACTACGCACATACTGTAGCAGCGCTATTGGATAAAGATGGAACTTTATTTTCTCATAGAATACTTTCAAGGGATGAATGTTTCGACCCTGCATCAAAAACAGCTAATCTTAA GGCTTTATTTCCTTGTGGAGATGATCTGGTATGCATTATAGATGATAGAGAAGACGTATGGCAAGGATGTGGAAAtttagttcaagttaagccttATCACTTCTTTCGTCATACTGGTGATATACATGCACCACCAGGACTAGAAAAAAGTGATGTATCTGTTTTACCTGAATTGCAAAATACAAATGAGCTTTGTATTGATGAAAATGTAAGTGAAACAGATAAAAATGGTGCATCTGTATTGTCAGATGAAGGGAATGCGATTGATAATAGTCAGAGAAAGGAAATTGAGGAAACAATTGAAGATAAAGAAAATGAACACGAATTTATAGAAAAGAATGATAAAAGTGCCAAAGATAATACCAAGAGCGACACTGATTTAAATCTTGATTccaataatgaaaataaagatgAGAATAAAGCATCAGAGGAGTCAAAAGAAAATTTAACACTATCTGAATCAATACAAGATATAaaagttgtaaataaaaatcctgatgaaaataatattatagatGAAGATGACgatgattatttattatatcttgAAGATATTCTTCGTAGGATTCATACTGAATTTTATGCTACTATAGAAAAAGAAGGTGGACGGAAATCATTAAGAGACATTATTCCACGAGTGCGGGCTCAAGTATTAAAAGGAGTATACTTAACTTTTAGTGGATTAATACCTACTCATCAAAAACTTCATCAAAGTCGAGCTTATAAAGTCGCCAGAGCATTTGGAGCAGAAGTGGCACAA GATTTGTCAGACAAAACTACTCACTTGGTAGCTATTAGACCTGGAACTGCAAAGGCTAATGCAGCAAAAAAGaatcgaaatataaaaattgtaaaccCAGATTGGCTTTGGACTTGTGCAGAACGCTGGGAACATGTTGATGAGCGTTTATTTCCACTTACTACAAAG GCACGTGCTTCTAGAATACCGCCTCCACATTGCAGTAGTCCTGAACGTATAGAAGAACcagaaaaaaatatagaaaacagTTTTGCTGATAGTATTAATCCATTAATGTCATTCACACCAGAGGAAATAGAAATTATGGATAAAGAAGTTGAAGAAGATATGGACGATCAAGAATTAGATGCACCTGTCTTTGATACAGAGGATATAGATGATGAACAAGAATgtgataaaaaatattgttataaGGATTCAGATTCTGATGACTCTATAAACCATGATC GAAGTAATACAAATGAAccaataagaaagaaaaagaagcttTCTAATGAAAGTTCAGATGATGATAGTTTAAGTGGCAAAGATGATACTTTGAACAACGATGATGATGATCCTGTAACGCGTTTTAGAAGAGGAGAATGTTTACCCGATGACTTAGATTTAGGTGATAATTCTCAAGATTCAATCGATGATCTGGAAATAATGGATAATGAAGATGAACGAGAATGGAATGAAATGGGAGCTGCGCTTGAAAGAGAATTTCTTTCTGA
- the Fcp1 gene encoding RNA polymerase II subunit A C-terminal domain phosphatase Fcp1 isoform X2, whose product MTLEGCRHPTVMKDLCAECGVDLRVERIGKENESTKISQASVPMVHSVPELKVCPELAKKIGKEDEQRLLNDRKLALLVDLDQTIVHTTNDNIPSNIKDVYHYQLYGPNSPWYHTRLRPNTKHFLSEMSRLYELHICTFGARNYAHTVAALLDKDGTLFSHRILSRDECFDPASKTANLKALFPCGDDLVCIIDDREDVWQGCGNLVQVKPYHFFRHTGDIHAPPGLEKSDVSVLPELQNTNELCIDENVSETDKNGASVLSDEGNAIDNSQRKEIEETIEDKENEHEFIEKNDKSAKDNTKSDTDLNLDSNNENKDENKASEESKENLTLSESIQDIKVVNKNPDENNIIDEDDDDYLLYLEDILRRIHTEFYATIEKEGGRKSLRDIIPRVRAQVLKGVYLTFSGLIPTHQKLHQSRAYKVARAFGAEVAQDLSDKTTHLVAIRPGTAKANAAKKNRNIKIVNPDWLWTCAERWEHVDERLFPLTTKARASRIPPPHCSSPERIEEPEKNIENSFADSINPLMSFTPEEIEIMDKEVEEDMDDQELDAPVFDTEDIDDEQECDKKYCYKDSDSDDSINHDRSNTNEPIRKKKKLSNESSDDDSLSGKDDTLNNDDDDPVTRFRRGECLPDDLDLGDNSQDSIDDLEIMDNEDEREWNEMGAALEREFLSE is encoded by the exons ATGACATTAGAAGGATGTAGACATCCTACCGTAATGAAAGACTTGTGTGCAGAATGTGGCGTGGATTTAAGAGTTGAAAGGATTGGTAAAGAAAatgaaagtacaaaaatatCACAAGCTAGTGTACCAATGGTACATAGTGTGCCAGAACTGAAAGTATGCCCAGAATTGGCTAAAAAAATTGGAAAGGAAGATGAGCAACGCCTTTTGAATGATCGCAAGTTAGCATTACTTGTGGATCTTGATCAAACAATTGTTCATACAACAAATGATAATATTCCCTCTAATATAAAG GATGTTTATCATTATCAACTTTATGGACCAAATTCCCCATGGTATCACACTCGCTTAAGGCCTAATACCAAACACTTTCTTTCTGAAATGAGTCGTTTATAtgaattacatatatgtacatttggAGCAAGAAACTACGCACATACTGTAGCAGCGCTATTGGATAAAGATGGAACTTTATTTTCTCATAGAATACTTTCAAGGGATGAATGTTTCGACCCTGCATCAAAAACAGCTAATCTTAA GGCTTTATTTCCTTGTGGAGATGATCTGGTATGCATTATAGATGATAGAGAAGACGTATGGCAAGGATGTGGAAAtttagttcaagttaagccttATCACTTCTTTCGTCATACTGGTGATATACATGCACCACCAGGACTAGAAAAAAGTGATGTATCTGTTTTACCTGAATTGCAAAATACAAATGAGCTTTGTATTGATGAAAATGTAAGTGAAACAGATAAAAATGGTGCATCTGTATTGTCAGATGAAGGGAATGCGATTGATAATAGTCAGAGAAAGGAAATTGAGGAAACAATTGAAGATAAAGAAAATGAACACGAATTTATAGAAAAGAATGATAAAAGTGCCAAAGATAATACCAAGAGCGACACTGATTTAAATCTTGATTccaataatgaaaataaagatgAGAATAAAGCATCAGAGGAGTCAAAAGAAAATTTAACACTATCTGAATCAATACAAGATATAaaagttgtaaataaaaatcctgatgaaaataatattatagatGAAGATGACgatgattatttattatatcttgAAGATATTCTTCGTAGGATTCATACTGAATTTTATGCTACTATAGAAAAAGAAGGTGGACGGAAATCATTAAGAGACATTATTCCACGAGTGCGGGCTCAAGTATTAAAAGGAGTATACTTAACTTTTAGTGGATTAATACCTACTCATCAAAAACTTCATCAAAGTCGAGCTTATAAAGTCGCCAGAGCATTTGGAGCAGAAGTGGCACAA GATTTGTCAGACAAAACTACTCACTTGGTAGCTATTAGACCTGGAACTGCAAAGGCTAATGCAGCAAAAAAGaatcgaaatataaaaattgtaaaccCAGATTGGCTTTGGACTTGTGCAGAACGCTGGGAACATGTTGATGAGCGTTTATTTCCACTTACTACAAAG GCACGTGCTTCTAGAATACCGCCTCCACATTGCAGTAGTCCTGAACGTATAGAAGAACcagaaaaaaatatagaaaacagTTTTGCTGATAGTATTAATCCATTAATGTCATTCACACCAGAGGAAATAGAAATTATGGATAAAGAAGTTGAAGAAGATATGGACGATCAAGAATTAGATGCACCTGTCTTTGATACAGAGGATATAGATGATGAACAAGAATgtgataaaaaatattgttataaGGATTCAGATTCTGATGACTCTATAAACCATGATC GAAGTAATACAAATGAAccaataagaaagaaaaagaagcttTCTAATGAAAGTTCAGATGATGATAGTTTAAGTGGCAAAGATGATACTTTGAACAACGATGATGATGATCCTGTAACGCGTTTTAGAAGAGGAGAATGTTTACCCGATGACTTAGATTTAGGTGATAATTCTCAAGATTCAATCGATGATCTGGAAATAATGGATAATGAAGATGAACGAGAATGGAATGAAATGGGAGCTGCGCTTGAAAGAGAATTTCTTTCTGA